In Deinococcus betulae, one DNA window encodes the following:
- the queA gene encoding tRNA preQ1(34) S-adenosylmethionine ribosyltransferase-isomerase QueA: MSADEVLSRLHFELPEDRIAQTGAQPRDASRLMVVRDAVTHHVFRDLPSLLRPDDLLVFNESRVIPARVMARKPVDAAGFGGGQVEVLLLREEEANLWSAYLKPARRAGHELWLGGSAAEGGHRAEVVGTLEDGARLLRFDHDIKLHLDEIGRLPLPPYIAAGDSDDTWRERYQTVYARTPGSVAAPTAGLHFTPELLARLDEMGVERTFVTLHVGAGTFKPISGSVADHVMHAERYSVSPEAAQAINAARAQGRRVVAVGTTTVRTLESAWNGQEMAAGEGDTRIFITPGTPVYVPDLLLTNLHLPGSTLLLLVAAFAGEDRIRAAYGAALEQGYRFYSLGDAMLLENRQWRVGSGQ; encoded by the coding sequence GTGTCTGCCGACGAGGTGCTCTCGCGCCTGCACTTTGAGTTGCCGGAAGACCGCATTGCCCAGACCGGCGCGCAGCCCCGCGACGCCAGCCGCCTGATGGTGGTTCGTGACGCCGTCACCCACCACGTCTTCCGCGACCTGCCCAGCCTGCTGCGGCCCGACGACCTGCTGGTCTTTAACGAGAGCCGCGTCATCCCCGCCCGCGTGATGGCCCGCAAGCCGGTGGACGCCGCCGGGTTTGGCGGCGGGCAGGTGGAGGTGCTGCTGCTGCGCGAGGAAGAGGCGAACCTCTGGAGCGCCTACCTGAAGCCTGCCCGCCGCGCCGGCCACGAACTGTGGCTGGGTGGCAGCGCCGCCGAAGGCGGGCACCGCGCCGAGGTGGTGGGCACGCTGGAGGACGGCGCGCGTCTGCTGCGCTTTGACCACGACATCAAACTCCACCTGGACGAGATTGGCCGCCTGCCACTGCCCCCGTACATTGCGGCTGGGGACAGTGACGACACCTGGCGCGAGCGCTACCAGACGGTGTACGCCCGCACACCGGGGAGTGTGGCAGCCCCGACTGCTGGGCTGCACTTCACGCCCGAGTTGCTGGCCCGCCTGGACGAGATGGGCGTGGAGCGCACCTTCGTGACGCTGCATGTGGGGGCTGGCACCTTCAAGCCCATTAGCGGGTCGGTGGCTGACCACGTCATGCACGCCGAACGCTACTCGGTTAGCCCAGAGGCAGCCCAGGCCATCAATGCGGCCCGCGCCCAGGGCCGGCGCGTGGTGGCGGTGGGCACCACCACCGTCCGCACCCTGGAAAGTGCCTGGAACGGTCAGGAGATGGCGGCGGGCGAGGGCGACACCCGCATCTTCATTACCCCAGGCACGCCCGTTTACGTCCCAGACCTGCTGCTGACCAATCTGCACCTCCCCGGCAGCACCCTGCTGCTGCTGGTGGCCGCCTTTGCCGGCGAGGACCGCATTCGCGCGGCTTACGGCGCAGCGCTAGAGCAGGGCTACCGCTTCTACTCGCTGGGGGACGCGATGCTGCTGGAAAACAGGCAGTGGAGAGTGGGGAGTGGGCAATAG
- a CDS encoding GNAT family N-acetyltransferase, with translation MANDLAALQFQPLSDGAYAAFRTAAHPDSPVTPDDLARLAAGREASEHHTQEGAFLDGTLAGAVTTGRPRLDNHDGWLDVSVTTPSGQGPLANTLLRHGLSTVASAGAHTAVTRVQEDWWEREFLLARGWAEFDRMWLSTLDLRTLDFAAFAAEEARALSGGVTIRPLSDLGGWDADPERHYTLIHALLSAVPSTRPIQVWPYDLWRTRMAALNLDPRGFMVALASDGQWIGTTQLAQTIPARPGTLHNGLTGVLAPWRGRGLGLALKLAAARAALARGFTHSRTGNHAVNRPMLAINERLGCVREAAVITLTRAVGSGQL, from the coding sequence ATGGCGAATGACCTGGCCGCCCTGCAGTTTCAGCCGCTTTCTGACGGGGCCTACGCCGCCTTCCGCACCGCCGCGCACCCAGACAGCCCGGTAACGCCTGATGACCTGGCGCGGCTGGCCGCTGGGCGTGAGGCCAGCGAACACCACACGCAGGAGGGGGCCTTTTTAGATGGAACCCTGGCGGGAGCCGTGACCACCGGCCGGCCACGACTGGACAATCACGACGGCTGGCTGGATGTGAGCGTGACCACCCCGTCTGGCCAGGGGCCACTGGCGAACACCCTCCTGAGGCACGGCCTCTCTACCGTAGCCAGCGCCGGCGCCCACACCGCCGTGACCCGCGTGCAGGAGGACTGGTGGGAGCGCGAGTTTCTCCTGGCGCGCGGCTGGGCCGAATTTGACCGCATGTGGCTCAGCACCCTGGACCTGCGCACGCTGGACTTTGCGGCCTTCGCCGCCGAAGAAGCCCGCGCGCTGTCGGGCGGCGTGACCATTCGACCCCTGAGCGACCTGGGGGGCTGGGACGCCGACCCAGAGCGCCACTACACCCTGATTCACGCGCTGCTCTCGGCGGTGCCCAGCACTCGGCCCATTCAGGTCTGGCCCTATGACCTGTGGCGCACGCGCATGGCGGCCCTCAACCTCGACCCGCGCGGCTTCATGGTGGCTCTGGCCTCGGACGGGCAGTGGATCGGGACGACGCAGCTGGCGCAGACCATTCCGGCGCGCCCCGGCACCCTGCACAACGGCCTGACAGGCGTGCTGGCTCCCTGGCGCGGGCGCGGCCTGGGGCTGGCCCTCAAACTGGCGGCGGCCCGCGCGGCCCTGGCACGCGGCTTTACCCACTCGCGCACCGGCAATCACGCCGTCAACCGCCCCATGCTGGCGATTAATGAGCGGCTGGGCTGCGTGCGGGAGGCGGCGGTAATAACGCTGACAAGGGCAGTGGGGAGTGGGCAGTTGTAA
- a CDS encoding CAP domain-containing protein produces the protein MPKRTSQRTLGVLAALVSLGLPAAAQSSAESQLVARLNDVRGQGVSCPGSGKRPVAGRLTYTPELAAAARVQAGYMSSTGRISHTGAGGSTPRVRAASTGVNAISVTEIIFMGGGVSPESAIRWWLNSAVHCFWMNEARYTNVGAAVVQGSRGTAYVMVLSSQPR, from the coding sequence ATGCCCAAACGCACCTCCCAGCGGACGCTGGGCGTTCTGGCGGCCCTCGTGTCGCTGGGACTGCCCGCTGCGGCCCAGTCCAGTGCCGAGAGCCAGCTTGTGGCGCGTCTCAATGACGTGCGGGGCCAGGGGGTCAGCTGTCCGGGCAGCGGCAAGCGGCCGGTGGCTGGTCGCCTGACCTACACGCCCGAACTGGCCGCCGCCGCCCGCGTGCAGGCCGGATACATGAGCAGCACCGGGCGCATCAGCCACACCGGGGCTGGGGGAAGCACGCCGCGCGTCCGGGCCGCCAGCACTGGGGTCAATGCGATCAGCGTGACCGAAATCATCTTCATGGGCGGCGGGGTCAGCCCCGAAAGTGCGATTCGTTGGTGGCTGAATTCTGCCGTGCACTGCTTCTGGATGAACGAGGCGCGCTACACCAATGTCGGCGCGGCGGTGGTGCAGGGATCACGCGGCACCGCCTACGTGATGGTCCTGAGCAGCCAGCCCCGGTAA
- a CDS encoding M3 family metallopeptidase gives MTQTMSAATDASSNPLLNVGFRIPFDQIRPDHAELAVDALLTQAREKLDHLARAGERDFAGFMADLDTLTEQLDTARTIVGHLDGVVSSDEWHAAKMAILPKVSEFYTSLTLHEGLYAALAAFAQTEAGRTLDPVRARHLKLTLEEFRREGAELQGEARERLGELNTRLAQVTSEYGKNVLDATAAYELYVGPERLSGLPQRVLDATARDAAEKGKEGQHRLTQHAPTLLPVLTYADDRELRRELWQASGTLGVQAGRDNRPLIREILKLRREKAQLLGFRDFADYVLQDRMAGTGERALAFERDLEARTRPAFEQEKADLNAFYHEQMGQDAPALEAWDTAYWSEKEQQAKYNFDEEQLRPYFPLEQVLSGLFEITRRVFGVSVTEAQAPGWHPEVRYYDIHDEAGTHVASFYTDWFPRDSKRAGAWMNAFVTGGPREDGVAPHLGLMCGNMTPPSGDTPALLSIREVETVFHEFGHLLHHALSRVAVKSLAGTNVAWDFVELPSQIMENWVMEREALDLFARHYETGEPIPEELFGRMVAARNYRAAAAAMRQYSFGLTDLALHVEFDPDSDADPVPYARDIMARFSHAPLPEDYAMIASFGHLFSSPVGYGAGYYSYKWAEVLDADAFSRFAKEGIFNRETGRAFVDSVLSRGNSADPAELYREFMGRDPDADALLRRSGLLPA, from the coding sequence ATGACACAAACCATGTCGGCTGCGACCGACGCGAGCAGCAATCCGCTGCTGAACGTCGGCTTCCGCATTCCCTTTGACCAGATTCGCCCCGACCATGCTGAGCTGGCCGTGGACGCCCTGCTGACCCAGGCGCGCGAGAAGCTAGACCACCTGGCCCGCGCGGGTGAGCGGGACTTTGCCGGTTTCATGGCGGACCTGGACACCCTGACCGAGCAACTGGACACCGCGCGCACCATCGTGGGCCACCTGGACGGCGTGGTCAGCAGCGACGAGTGGCACGCGGCCAAGATGGCGATTCTGCCCAAGGTCAGCGAGTTCTACACCAGCCTGACCCTCCATGAAGGGCTGTACGCAGCGCTGGCGGCCTTTGCCCAGACCGAGGCCGGCCGCACGCTGGACCCGGTGCGGGCCCGCCACCTGAAACTGACCCTTGAAGAGTTTCGCCGCGAGGGCGCCGAGTTGCAGGGCGAGGCCAGAGAGCGCCTGGGAGAGCTGAACACCCGCCTGGCCCAGGTGACCAGCGAGTACGGCAAGAACGTGCTGGACGCCACCGCCGCCTATGAGCTGTACGTGGGCCCCGAGCGCCTGAGCGGTCTGCCCCAGCGCGTGCTGGACGCCACGGCCCGCGACGCCGCCGAGAAGGGCAAAGAGGGCCAGCACCGCCTGACCCAACACGCGCCCACCCTGCTGCCTGTCCTGACCTACGCTGATGACCGCGAGCTGCGCCGCGAGCTGTGGCAGGCCAGTGGCACCCTGGGGGTGCAGGCGGGCCGCGATAACCGTCCGCTGATCCGCGAGATTCTGAAGCTGCGCCGGGAGAAAGCCCAGTTGCTGGGTTTCCGCGACTTTGCCGACTACGTGTTACAAGACCGCATGGCCGGGACAGGCGAGCGCGCCCTGGCTTTTGAGCGGGACCTGGAAGCCCGCACCCGCCCCGCCTTTGAGCAGGAGAAAGCAGACCTGAACGCCTTCTACCACGAGCAGATGGGTCAGGACGCCCCGGCCCTGGAAGCCTGGGACACCGCCTACTGGTCCGAAAAGGAGCAGCAGGCCAAATACAACTTCGACGAGGAGCAGCTGCGCCCTTACTTCCCCCTGGAGCAGGTGCTGTCGGGCCTCTTTGAAATCACCCGGCGCGTGTTTGGCGTGAGTGTCACGGAGGCCCAGGCGCCCGGTTGGCACCCCGAAGTGCGTTATTACGACATTCACGATGAGGCCGGGACCCATGTGGCCAGCTTCTACACCGACTGGTTCCCACGCGACAGCAAGCGCGCGGGTGCGTGGATGAACGCCTTTGTCACGGGTGGCCCGCGTGAAGATGGCGTGGCCCCCCACCTGGGACTGATGTGCGGCAACATGACGCCGCCCAGTGGTGACACGCCCGCCCTGCTGTCTATCCGCGAGGTCGAGACAGTGTTTCACGAGTTCGGTCACCTGCTGCACCACGCGCTCTCCCGTGTGGCAGTGAAGTCGCTGGCCGGCACGAATGTGGCCTGGGATTTTGTGGAGCTGCCCAGCCAGATTATGGAAAACTGGGTGATGGAGCGCGAGGCCCTGGACCTGTTTGCCCGCCATTACGAAACGGGCGAGCCGATTCCAGAAGAGCTGTTTGGCCGAATGGTCGCCGCACGCAACTACCGCGCCGCCGCCGCTGCGATGCGTCAGTATTCGTTTGGTCTGACGGACCTGGCGCTGCACGTTGAGTTTGACCCCGACAGTGACGCCGACCCCGTGCCTTACGCCCGTGACATCATGGCCCGTTTCTCGCACGCGCCGCTGCCCGAGGACTACGCCATGATTGCCTCCTTCGGTCACCTGTTCAGTAGCCCGGTCGGCTATGGCGCTGGCTACTACTCGTACAAGTGGGCCGAGGTGCTGGACGCCGACGCTTTCAGCCGCTTCGCCAAAGAGGGCATCTTTAACCGCGAGACGGGCCGCGCTTTTGTGGACAGCGTGTTGAGCCGGGGCAACAGCGCTGACCCGGCAGAGCTGTACCGCGAGTTCATGGGCCGTGACCCAGACGCCGACGCCCTGCTGCGCCGCAGCGGCCTGCTGCCCGCGTAA
- a CDS encoding CoA transferase subunit A, which translates to MNKVYPDARAALADLVTDGQTVAVGGFGLCGIPEQLILALRDSGARDLTAVSNNAGVDGWGLGLLLETRQIRKMISSYVGENKEFERQYLAGELELEFTPQGTLAERMRAGGAGIPGFYTKTGVGTVVAEGKEHKDFDGQTYILERGIVADVALVKAWKADRAGNLVYRKTARNFNPVAATCGRVTVAEVEELVEVGALDPDEVDTPGIFVQRVVLNATPEKRIEQRTVRAG; encoded by the coding sequence ATGAACAAGGTCTATCCCGACGCCAGGGCGGCGCTTGCCGACCTCGTGACAGATGGTCAGACAGTCGCCGTGGGCGGCTTCGGTCTGTGTGGCATTCCTGAGCAGCTGATTCTGGCGCTACGCGACAGCGGCGCGCGCGACCTGACGGCCGTCAGCAACAACGCGGGCGTAGACGGCTGGGGCCTGGGCCTGCTGCTTGAAACCCGCCAGATTCGCAAGATGATTTCCAGTTACGTGGGCGAGAACAAGGAATTCGAGCGGCAGTATCTGGCCGGCGAACTGGAACTGGAATTCACGCCTCAGGGCACCCTGGCCGAGCGGATGCGCGCGGGTGGCGCCGGGATTCCCGGCTTCTACACCAAGACGGGCGTGGGTACGGTGGTGGCCGAAGGTAAAGAGCACAAGGACTTTGACGGCCAGACCTACATTCTGGAACGCGGCATCGTGGCGGATGTCGCTCTGGTCAAGGCCTGGAAGGCTGACCGGGCGGGCAATCTCGTGTACCGCAAGACGGCACGCAACTTTAACCCGGTGGCCGCCACCTGCGGCCGGGTGACGGTGGCCGAGGTCGAGGAATTGGTCGAGGTCGGCGCCCTGGATCCCGATGAAGTGGATACCCCCGGCATTTTTGTGCAGCGCGTGGTCCTGAATGCCACGCCCGAAAAACGCATTGAGCAGCGCACGGTGCGCGCCGGGTAG